Proteins co-encoded in one Paracoccus aestuarii genomic window:
- a CDS encoding branched-chain amino acid ABC transporter permease, translating into MTRWLMRRRVAAWLIFGGFAALPLIAAMTGDPYLVVVATRILAFAMAALALDLILGYGGMVSFGHAAYLGIGAYAVAILSRAGITDLGAHLGAAVVAGALFALVTGAISLRTRGIYFIMITLAFAQMAYFFFVSLSAYGGDDGVTLAARSTVLGQDWLHDDRVLYYAALAMLVGLYLLCVAITGSRFGRVLTGARENPLRMQAVGFTPFRFQLTAFVISGAITAIAGVILANQASFVSPSYMNWHRSGELVVMVVLGGIGNLLGAIAGATLALLLEEWLALFTDHWRLIFGALLILVVLYSRDGLTGLFKGRGK; encoded by the coding sequence ATGACCCGCTGGCTGATGCGCCGCCGGGTCGCGGCATGGCTGATCTTTGGCGGTTTCGCGGCCCTGCCGCTGATCGCGGCGATGACGGGGGACCCCTATCTGGTGGTGGTGGCGACGCGGATCCTGGCCTTCGCCATGGCCGCCTTGGCGCTGGACCTGATTCTGGGCTATGGCGGCATGGTCAGCTTTGGCCACGCGGCCTATCTGGGCATCGGCGCCTATGCGGTAGCGATCCTGTCGCGCGCGGGCATCACCGATCTGGGCGCGCATCTGGGCGCGGCGGTGGTCGCGGGGGCGCTGTTCGCGCTGGTGACGGGCGCGATCAGCCTGCGCACGCGGGGCATCTATTTCATCATGATCACGCTGGCCTTCGCGCAGATGGCCTATTTCTTCTTCGTCTCGCTGTCGGCCTATGGCGGCGATGACGGGGTGACGCTGGCCGCGCGGTCCACGGTGCTGGGGCAGGACTGGCTGCACGACGACCGGGTGCTTTATTACGCGGCGCTGGCGATGCTGGTGGGGCTCTATCTGCTCTGCGTGGCGATCACCGGCTCGCGCTTCGGGCGGGTGCTGACGGGGGCGCGGGAAAACCCGCTGCGGATGCAGGCGGTGGGGTTCACGCCGTTTCGGTTCCAGCTGACGGCCTTCGTCATCTCGGGTGCGATCACGGCCATCGCGGGGGTGATCCTGGCCAATCAGGCCAGCTTCGTCTCGCCCTCCTACATGAACTGGCACCGCTCGGGCGAGCTGGTGGTGATGGTCGTCCTGGGCGGCATCGGCAATCTGCTGGGCGCCATCGCCGGGGCGACGCTGGCGCTGCTGCTGGAGGAATGGCTGGCGCTCTTTACCGATCACTGGCGGCTGATCTTCGGGGCGCTGTTGATCCTCGTGGTGCTCTATTCCCGCGACGGGCTGACGGGGCTGTTCAAGGGACGTGGCAAATGA
- a CDS encoding ABC transporter substrate-binding protein, translated as MSRTRSLIAAFAASTCLSAPALAQDDTLTIGVLLTLSGPGAVLGEMARDGFLLAAEEIGEMGGMPTRILIVDDEQKPDVAANKAREMVERNGADIVVGPIFSNVAGAIVQPVTQGGAILISPNAGPSNLAGAECNPAFFATSYQNDQMHEVMGAHAQAQGFQNVFLLAPNYQAGQDALAGFRHSYQGNVAGEIFTQMGQLDYSAELAQIAAMQPDAVFAFMPGGMGVNLVRQYRQAGLEGIPFLSAFTVDESTLPAQAEAAVGFFGGSNWAPDLDTPENAAFVAAYEERFGHVPGVYAMQGYDAARLIDGALRQAGGTDRDAMIAALRDAPFTSVRGDFSFGPNHFPIQDFYLTQVVQREDGRFATSIVEKIFDDYQDNYAANCQMN; from the coding sequence ATGTCCAGGACCCGTTCGCTGATCGCGGCCTTCGCCGCTTCGACCTGCCTGTCGGCCCCCGCGCTGGCGCAGGATGACACGCTGACCATCGGCGTCCTGCTGACCCTGTCCGGCCCCGGCGCCGTGCTGGGCGAGATGGCGCGCGACGGCTTTCTGCTGGCCGCCGAGGAGATCGGCGAGATGGGCGGCATGCCGACCCGCATCCTGATCGTGGATGACGAGCAAAAGCCCGACGTCGCCGCCAACAAGGCCCGCGAGATGGTCGAGCGCAACGGCGCCGATATCGTGGTCGGGCCGATCTTCTCGAACGTGGCGGGGGCGATCGTCCAGCCGGTGACGCAGGGCGGCGCCATCCTGATCAGCCCCAATGCCGGGCCGTCGAACCTGGCGGGGGCGGAATGCAACCCGGCCTTTTTCGCCACATCTTATCAGAACGACCAGATGCACGAGGTGATGGGCGCCCATGCCCAGGCCCAGGGGTTCCAGAACGTCTTTCTGCTGGCCCCGAACTATCAGGCGGGCCAGGACGCGCTGGCCGGGTTCCGCCACAGCTATCAGGGCAATGTCGCGGGCGAGATCTTCACCCAGATGGGGCAGCTGGACTATTCCGCCGAGCTGGCTCAGATCGCCGCGATGCAGCCCGATGCGGTTTTTGCCTTCATGCCGGGGGGCATGGGCGTGAACCTGGTGCGCCAATATCGCCAGGCGGGGCTGGAGGGCATCCCCTTCCTGTCGGCCTTCACCGTGGACGAATCGACCCTGCCCGCGCAGGCCGAGGCGGCGGTGGGCTTCTTCGGCGGCTCGAACTGGGCGCCGGACCTGGACACGCCGGAAAACGCCGCCTTCGTCGCCGCCTATGAGGAGCGCTTCGGCCATGTGCCCGGCGTCTATGCCATGCAGGGCTATGACGCGGCGCGCCTGATAGACGGTGCGCTGCGCCAGGCGGGCGGCACCGATCGCGACGCGATGATCGCGGCGCTGCGCGATGCGCCCTTCACCTCGGTCCGCGGCGATTTCAGCTTTGGTCCCAACCATTTCCCGATCCAGGATTTCTACCTGACCCAGGTGGTCCAGCGCGAGGACGGCCGCTTCGCCACCTCGATCGTCGAGAAGATCTTTGACGATTATCAGGACAATTACGCCGCCAACTGCCAGATGAACTGA
- a CDS encoding branched-chain amino acid ABC transporter permease, whose product MTSLFLLQLLNGVQLGVLLFLIAAGLTLVFGIMDFVNLAHGVIYMVGAYLVVMFAGLTGSYGLALALTLPATLAIGLVLEALIFRRLYDRPHLDQVLATFGLVMVVTELVKIIWGQSPLSVLPPDALSGSVPLVGALRYPVFRLVVIAAGLAVAVGLWLVITRTRIGMQLRAGASNRAMVGALGVDIGRLFTVIFAFGAMLAGFAGAMVAPILSVDPGMGESVLILAFVVIVIGGIGSVKGAFAGALLVGIVDTLGRSFGPIILRAVMEPSAAAQTGRVLAPMLVYVLMAAILAARPQGLFGARP is encoded by the coding sequence ATGACCAGCCTGTTCCTGCTGCAGCTGCTGAACGGGGTGCAGCTGGGGGTCCTTTTGTTCCTGATCGCCGCCGGGCTGACCCTGGTCTTCGGGATCATGGATTTCGTCAACCTGGCCCATGGCGTGATCTACATGGTCGGCGCCTATCTGGTGGTGATGTTCGCGGGACTGACCGGCAGTTACGGGCTGGCGCTGGCGCTGACGCTGCCCGCGACGCTGGCCATCGGGCTGGTGCTGGAGGCGCTGATCTTTCGCCGCCTCTATGACCGCCCGCATCTGGATCAGGTGCTGGCGACCTTCGGGCTGGTCATGGTGGTGACGGAGCTGGTCAAGATCATCTGGGGCCAGTCGCCGCTGTCGGTCCTGCCGCCCGATGCGCTCTCGGGTTCGGTGCCGCTGGTTGGTGCGCTGCGCTATCCGGTGTTCCGGCTGGTGGTGATCGCGGCGGGGCTGGCGGTGGCGGTGGGGCTGTGGCTGGTCATCACGCGCACCCGCATCGGCATGCAGCTGCGGGCGGGGGCCAGCAACCGCGCGATGGTGGGCGCGCTTGGCGTCGATATCGGGCGGCTCTTCACGGTGATCTTCGCCTTTGGTGCGATGCTGGCGGGGTTCGCGGGGGCGATGGTGGCACCCATCCTGTCGGTCGATCCGGGCATGGGGGAAAGCGTGCTGATCCTGGCCTTCGTGGTGATCGTCATCGGCGGCATCGGATCGGTCAAGGGCGCCTTTGCGGGCGCGCTGCTGGTGGGCATCGTGGACACGCTCGGCCGCAGCTTTGGGCCCATCATCCTGCGCGCGGTGATGGAGCCGTCCGCCGCCGCCCAGACCGGGCGCGTGCTGGCGCCGATGCTGGTCTATGTGCTGATGGCCGCGATCCTGGCCGCCCGGCCGCAGGGCCTCTTCGGAGCGCGCCCATGA